One segment of Streptomyces sp. XD-27 DNA contains the following:
- the rsmI gene encoding 16S rRNA (cytidine(1402)-2'-O)-methyltransferase — MTGTLVLAGTPIGEIADAPPRLAAELAAADVIAAEDTRRLRRLTQALQVQPAGRVVSYFEGNESARTPELVEALAGGARVLLVTDAGMPSVSDPGYRLVAAAVERDIPVTAVPGPSAVLTALAVSGLPVDRFCFEGFLPRKAGERLGRLREVADERRTLVYFEAPHRLDATLAAMAEAFGADRRAAVCRELTKTYEEVRRGPLAELAAWAAEGVRGEITIVVEGAPERAAPALDAAELARRVAVREEAGERRKEAIAVVAQEAGLPKREVFDAVVAAKNAP, encoded by the coding sequence GTGACAGGAACGCTCGTACTGGCAGGCACCCCCATCGGCGAGATCGCGGACGCGCCCCCGCGGCTGGCCGCGGAACTCGCGGCGGCGGACGTGATCGCCGCCGAGGACACCCGGCGGCTGCGGCGCCTGACCCAGGCGCTCCAGGTGCAGCCGGCCGGGCGGGTCGTCTCGTACTTCGAGGGCAACGAGTCCGCCCGCACCCCCGAGCTGGTCGAGGCCCTGGCCGGCGGCGCGCGGGTGCTGCTGGTCACCGACGCGGGCATGCCGTCGGTGTCCGACCCCGGCTACCGGCTGGTGGCCGCCGCCGTCGAGCGGGACATCCCGGTCACGGCCGTGCCCGGCCCGTCCGCCGTGCTCACCGCGCTCGCTGTCTCCGGGCTGCCGGTGGACCGCTTCTGCTTCGAGGGCTTTCTGCCGCGCAAGGCGGGCGAGCGGCTGGGGCGGCTGCGCGAGGTGGCCGACGAGCGCCGCACGCTCGTGTACTTCGAGGCCCCGCACCGGCTGGACGCCACGCTCGCCGCGATGGCGGAGGCATTCGGCGCCGACCGGCGCGCCGCCGTGTGCCGCGAGCTGACCAAGACGTACGAGGAGGTCCGGCGCGGCCCGCTGGCCGAGCTGGCGGCGTGGGCGGCCGAGGGCGTACGCGGCGAGATCACGATCGTCGTCGAGGGCGCCCCCGAGCGGGCCGCGCCCGCCCTGGACGCCGCCGAGCTGGCCCGTCGGGTCGCGGTCCGCGAGGAGGCCGGGGAGCGCCGCAAGGAGGCGATCGCCGTGGTGGCGCAGGAGGCCGGGCTGCCCAAGCGCGAGGTGTTCGACGCGGTGGTGGCGGCGAAGAACGCACCGTGA
- a CDS encoding TatD family hydrolase, whose amino-acid sequence MSSNDTPPPLPEPLRVPVADSHTHLDMQAGTVEEALAKAASVGVTTVVQVGCDVAGSRWAAETAAAWENVWAAVALHPNEAPRIVHGDPAGTPRQGPREPGGEAALDAALAEIDALAALPHVRAVGETGLDFFRTGPEGVAAQELSFRRHIDIAKRHGKALVIHDREAHDDVLRVLAEEGAPDAVVFHCYSGDAAMARICADRGYYMSFAGNVTFKNAQPLRDALAAAPPELVLVETDAPFLTPAPFRGRPNAPYLIPVTLRAMAELKGMEEDALAAAVARNTARAFGYEAAAPA is encoded by the coding sequence ATGAGCTCGAACGACACCCCGCCACCGCTCCCGGAGCCGCTCCGGGTGCCGGTGGCGGACTCGCACACCCACCTCGACATGCAAGCCGGAACGGTCGAGGAGGCCCTGGCCAAGGCCGCCTCCGTCGGCGTGACGACCGTCGTCCAGGTGGGGTGCGACGTCGCGGGCTCGCGCTGGGCGGCGGAAACGGCCGCCGCCTGGGAGAACGTGTGGGCCGCGGTGGCCCTGCATCCCAACGAGGCGCCCCGGATCGTGCACGGGGACCCGGCGGGCACGCCCCGGCAGGGGCCGCGCGAGCCGGGCGGCGAGGCCGCCCTGGACGCCGCCCTCGCCGAGATCGACGCCCTCGCCGCGCTGCCGCACGTACGCGCCGTCGGCGAGACCGGTCTGGACTTCTTCCGCACCGGCCCGGAGGGCGTGGCCGCGCAGGAGCTCTCCTTCCGCCGCCACATCGACATCGCCAAGCGGCACGGCAAGGCCCTGGTCATCCACGACCGGGAGGCCCACGACGACGTGCTGCGCGTGCTGGCGGAGGAGGGCGCGCCCGACGCCGTGGTCTTCCACTGCTACTCCGGCGACGCCGCGATGGCCCGAATCTGCGCCGACCGCGGCTACTACATGTCCTTCGCGGGCAACGTGACGTTCAAAAACGCCCAGCCGCTGCGCGACGCGCTCGCCGCCGCCCCGCCGGAGCTGGTCCTGGTCGAGACGGACGCGCCGTTCCTGACCCCGGCCCCGTTCCGGGGGCGGCCCAACGCGCCGTATCTCATCCCGGTCACGCTGCGGGCGATGGCCGAGCTGAAGGGGATGGAGGAGGACGCGCTCGCCGCGGCGGTCGCGCGGAACACGGCGCGCGCGTTCGGATACGAGGCCGCCGCCCCTGCGTAG
- a CDS encoding ABC-F family ATP-binding cassette domain-containing protein translates to MATNLVNLEAVSKVYGTRALLDGVSLGVSEGDRIGVVGRNGDGKTTLIRILAKLESADDGRVTHAGHLRLGVLTQHDSLDPAATVRHEVIGDLADHEWAGNAKVRDVLTGLFGGLDLPAFPQGLDTVIGPLSGGERRRIALAKLLIAEQDLIVLDEPTNHLDVEGISWLAGHLRARRSALVVVTHDRWFLDQVCTRMWDVQRGAVHEYEGGYSDYVFARAERERIAATEEVKRQNLMRKELAWLRRGAPARTSKPRFRIEAANELIADVPPPRDTAELMKFANSRLGKTVFDLEGVTVQAGPKTLLKHLTWQLGPGDRIGLVGINGAGKTSLLRAMAQAARTEGEEQPAAGRVVVGKTVKLAYLSQEVAELDRDWRVLEAVERVRQRVDLGKGREMSASQLCEKFGFTKEKQWTPVGDLSGGERRRLQILRLLMDEPNVLFLDEPTNDLDIETLTQLEDLLDGWPGSLVVISHDRYFIERTTDRVFALLGDATLRMLPRGLDEYLERRRTMEEAAEAKVLASVAPEKQKPAGDTRAAKKELQRIERRLDKIGEQEAKLHEQIAEHATDFEKVAGLDATLRELAGEREELETRWLELAEDV, encoded by the coding sequence ATGGCCACCAACCTCGTCAATCTGGAAGCCGTCAGCAAGGTGTACGGCACGCGCGCCCTGCTCGACGGCGTCTCCCTCGGCGTCAGCGAGGGCGACCGGATCGGCGTCGTCGGCCGCAACGGTGACGGCAAGACCACGCTCATCCGGATCCTCGCCAAGCTGGAGTCCGCCGACGACGGGCGCGTCACGCACGCCGGGCACCTGCGGCTCGGGGTGCTGACCCAGCACGACTCGCTCGACCCGGCCGCCACCGTCCGGCACGAGGTCATCGGCGACCTCGCCGACCACGAGTGGGCGGGCAACGCCAAGGTCCGCGACGTGCTCACCGGGCTGTTCGGCGGGCTGGACCTGCCCGCCTTCCCGCAGGGGCTGGACACCGTCATCGGCCCGCTCTCCGGCGGCGAGCGCCGCCGTATCGCGCTCGCCAAGCTGCTCATCGCCGAGCAGGACCTGATCGTCCTCGACGAGCCCACCAACCACCTGGACGTGGAGGGCATCTCCTGGCTGGCCGGGCACCTGAGGGCGCGCCGCTCGGCGCTGGTGGTCGTCACGCACGACCGCTGGTTCCTGGACCAGGTCTGCACCCGCATGTGGGACGTGCAGCGCGGCGCGGTCCACGAGTACGAGGGCGGCTACAGCGACTACGTGTTCGCCCGCGCCGAGCGGGAGCGCATCGCGGCCACGGAGGAGGTCAAGCGGCAGAACCTGATGCGCAAGGAGCTGGCCTGGCTGCGGCGCGGGGCGCCGGCCCGTACCAGCAAGCCGCGGTTCCGTATCGAGGCGGCCAACGAGCTGATCGCGGACGTGCCGCCGCCGCGGGACACCGCGGAGCTGATGAAGTTCGCCAATTCCCGCCTCGGCAAGACCGTGTTCGACCTGGAGGGCGTGACCGTCCAGGCCGGGCCCAAGACGCTGCTGAAGCATCTGACCTGGCAGCTCGGCCCCGGCGACCGGATCGGCCTGGTCGGCATCAACGGCGCGGGCAAGACCTCCCTGCTGCGGGCGATGGCCCAGGCGGCCCGTACGGAGGGCGAGGAGCAGCCCGCGGCCGGTCGCGTCGTGGTCGGGAAGACCGTCAAGCTGGCCTACCTCTCCCAGGAGGTCGCCGAACTCGACCGCGACTGGCGGGTGCTGGAGGCGGTGGAGCGGGTACGGCAGCGGGTGGACCTCGGCAAGGGCCGGGAGATGTCCGCCTCCCAGCTGTGCGAGAAGTTCGGCTTCACCAAGGAGAAGCAGTGGACGCCGGTCGGCGACCTGTCCGGCGGCGAGCGGCGGCGGCTGCAGATCCTGCGGCTGCTGATGGACGAGCCGAACGTGCTGTTCCTGGACGAGCCGACGAACGACCTGGACATCGAGACGCTGACGCAGCTGGAGGACCTGCTCGACGGGTGGCCCGGCTCGCTCGTGGTGATCAGCCACGACCGGTACTTCATCGAGCGCACCACCGACCGGGTCTTCGCGCTGCTCGGCGACGCCACGCTGCGGATGCTGCCGCGCGGGCTCGACGAGTACCTGGAGCGGCGCCGGACGATGGAGGAGGCGGCCGAGGCGAAGGTGCTCGCCTCCGTCGCCCCCGAGAAGCAGAAGCCCGCGGGCGACACACGCGCCGCGAAGAAGGAACTGCAGCGCATCGAGCGGCGGCTCGACAAGATCGGCGAGCAGGAGGCGAAGCTGCACGAGCAGATCGCCGAACACGCGACCGACTTCGAGAAGGTCGCGGGACTGGACGCGACCCTGCGCGAACTGGCGGGGGAGCGCGAGGAACTGGAGACGCGCTGGCTGGAGCTGGCCGAGGACGTGTGA
- the rsmA gene encoding 16S rRNA (adenine(1518)-N(6)/adenine(1519)-N(6))-dimethyltransferase RsmA has protein sequence MSSADPHPHGPDVLLGAADIRQLAATLGVRPTKQRGQNFVIDANTVRRIVRTADVRPDDVVVEVGPGLGSLTLALLEAADRVIAVEIDDVLAAALPGTVAARLPERADRFALVHTDAMHVAELPGPPPTALVANLPYNVAVPVLLHMLATFPTIDRTLVMVQSEVADRLAARPGSKVYGVPSVKAAWYAEVKRAGAIGRNVFWPAPNVDSGLVSLVRRTEPLPTTATKEQVFAVVDAAFAQRRKTLRAALAGWAGSAAAAETVLVAAGISPQARGEALDVEQFAAIAEARQKIQGAGV, from the coding sequence GTGAGCTCCGCCGATCCGCACCCCCACGGCCCCGACGTCCTGCTGGGCGCCGCCGACATCCGCCAGCTGGCCGCGACGCTGGGCGTACGCCCCACCAAGCAGCGCGGCCAGAACTTCGTCATCGACGCCAACACCGTCCGCCGGATCGTCCGGACCGCGGACGTGCGGCCCGACGACGTCGTCGTCGAGGTCGGGCCGGGCCTCGGCTCGCTGACGCTGGCACTGCTGGAGGCCGCGGACCGGGTGATCGCCGTGGAGATCGACGACGTGCTGGCGGCCGCGCTGCCCGGCACGGTCGCGGCCCGGCTGCCCGAGCGCGCCGACCGCTTCGCGCTGGTGCACACCGACGCCATGCACGTGGCTGAACTGCCCGGCCCGCCGCCGACCGCGCTGGTGGCCAACCTGCCGTACAACGTCGCGGTGCCCGTGCTGCTGCACATGCTGGCGACGTTCCCGACCATCGACCGCACGCTGGTGATGGTGCAGTCGGAGGTCGCCGACCGGCTGGCCGCCCGCCCCGGTTCGAAGGTGTACGGCGTGCCGTCGGTGAAGGCCGCCTGGTACGCCGAGGTCAAGCGCGCGGGCGCGATCGGCCGCAATGTCTTCTGGCCCGCCCCGAACGTCGACTCCGGCCTCGTCTCGCTCGTCCGCCGCACCGAGCCGCTGCCGACGACCGCCACGAAGGAGCAGGTCTTCGCGGTCGTCGACGCGGCGTTCGCCCAGCGCCGCAAGACCCTGCGCGCCGCCCTCGCGGGCTGGGCGGGCTCGGCCGCGGCGGCCGAGACGGTCCTGGTCGCCGCGGGCATCTCGCCGCAGGCGCGCGGCGAGGCCCTGGACGTCGAGCAGTTCGCGGCGATCGCCGAGGCGAGGCAGAAGATCCAGGGAGCGGGAGTATGA
- a CDS encoding VOC family protein, with product MRVIDFDHLVLNVADIERSLAFYCGPLGLEPVRVDQWRAGEVPFPSVRVSPTTIIDLIQGPDSAPAASNVDHICLVVEPLDWQEVIDSGVFTVLDGPGERFGARGTALSLYVRDPDGNTVELRWYPQDS from the coding sequence GACTTCGACCACCTCGTCCTGAACGTCGCCGACATCGAGCGCTCCCTGGCCTTCTACTGCGGCCCGCTCGGGCTGGAGCCGGTCCGCGTCGACCAGTGGCGCGCGGGCGAGGTGCCCTTCCCCTCGGTGCGCGTGAGCCCGACGACCATCATCGACCTGATCCAGGGCCCGGACAGCGCGCCGGCCGCCTCCAACGTCGACCACATCTGCCTGGTCGTCGAGCCGCTGGACTGGCAAGAGGTCATCGACTCGGGCGTCTTCACCGTCCTCGACGGCCCCGGCGAGCGCTTCGGCGCCCGCGGCACCGCGCTGTCCCTCTACGTGCGCGACCCGGACGGCAACACCGTCGAACTGCGCTGGTACCCGCAGGACTCCTGA
- a CDS encoding penicillin-binding transpeptidase domain-containing protein has product MRSGARAAVVGGVFAVLIGTAGCGGGSAASGSKDTGGADEKPAAEQVRTGPPSAAEVKATAGDFLAAWAAGDTAKAAGLTDDTEGATAALASFRRDAHVARLALKAGRGTGASVPFTVNAQISYAGQRAPLAYSSALEVVREEVSGRPVVKWRPSVVHPKLGPGDALKTGPAEAPPIKALDRNGKELRAADHPALKSVLAGLRERYGKKAGGKAGVETWVARAKGKGGKARPDETLKVLSKGTPGTLKTTLDAGLQTVAEQAVNKRAKASVVAVKPSTGEILAIANSPANGFNAALQGSYAPGSTMKVISSALLIDKGLARYGKPHPCPKYFSYGGWKFQNDKKFEIKGGTFEQSFARSCNTAFISQAPKLSDDALTKEAREVFGIGLNWQAGVPTFDGAVPVQKDAPKAASLIGQGGVRMNPLNMASVAATARTGVFRQPYLVSPSLDGRTLAKAPRSLKPATSKQLRDLMRLTAMSGTAAQAMAGVPGDIGAKTGSAEVDGQEKPNGWFTAYRGDLAAAAVVPAGGHGGDSAGPIVAQVLRAG; this is encoded by the coding sequence ATGCGGAGTGGCGCCAGGGCCGCGGTCGTCGGCGGAGTGTTCGCCGTGCTCATCGGGACCGCCGGGTGCGGGGGCGGCTCGGCCGCGTCCGGGTCGAAGGACACCGGTGGGGCGGACGAGAAGCCGGCCGCGGAGCAGGTCAGGACCGGTCCGCCGAGCGCGGCCGAGGTGAAGGCGACCGCTGGTGACTTCCTCGCCGCGTGGGCGGCGGGCGACACGGCGAAGGCCGCGGGCCTGACCGACGACACCGAGGGCGCCACCGCCGCGCTCGCCTCCTTCCGCAGGGACGCCCATGTGGCGAGGCTGGCGCTCAAGGCGGGCCGCGGCACCGGCGCGTCCGTGCCGTTCACGGTCAACGCCCAGATCTCGTACGCCGGACAGCGGGCCCCGCTGGCGTACTCCTCCGCACTCGAGGTGGTACGCGAGGAGGTCAGCGGGCGGCCCGTGGTGAAGTGGCGGCCCTCGGTGGTGCATCCGAAGCTCGGCCCCGGCGACGCGCTGAAGACCGGCCCCGCCGAGGCGCCGCCCATCAAGGCGCTGGACCGCAACGGCAAGGAGCTGCGGGCCGCCGACCACCCGGCGCTCAAGTCCGTGCTGGCGGGCCTGCGCGAGCGGTACGGCAAGAAGGCGGGCGGCAAGGCGGGCGTGGAGACCTGGGTCGCGCGCGCGAAGGGCAAGGGCGGAAAGGCGCGGCCCGACGAGACCCTCAAGGTGCTCTCCAAGGGCACCCCGGGCACGCTGAAGACCACGCTCGACGCCGGTCTCCAGACCGTCGCCGAGCAGGCGGTCAACAAGCGCGCCAAGGCGTCGGTGGTGGCGGTGAAGCCGAGCACGGGCGAGATCCTGGCGATCGCCAACTCCCCCGCGAACGGCTTCAACGCGGCCCTCCAGGGGTCCTACGCGCCCGGCTCCACGATGAAGGTCATCTCCTCGGCGCTGCTGATCGACAAGGGCCTCGCGCGGTACGGCAAGCCGCACCCGTGCCCCAAGTACTTCAGTTACGGCGGCTGGAAGTTCCAGAACGACAAGAAGTTCGAGATCAAGGGCGGGACCTTCGAGCAGAGCTTCGCCCGGTCCTGCAACACCGCCTTCATCAGCCAGGCGCCGAAGCTGTCCGACGACGCCCTCACCAAGGAGGCGCGGGAGGTCTTCGGCATCGGCCTCAACTGGCAGGCGGGGGTGCCGACGTTCGACGGCGCGGTGCCGGTGCAGAAGGACGCCCCGAAGGCGGCGTCGCTGATCGGCCAGGGCGGGGTGCGGATGAACCCGCTGAACATGGCGTCGGTGGCGGCGACCGCCCGTACCGGCGTCTTCCGGCAGCCGTACCTCGTCTCCCCGTCGCTCGACGGCCGTACGCTCGCCAAGGCGCCGCGGTCGCTGAAGCCGGCCACGTCGAAGCAACTGCGCGACCTGATGCGGCTGACGGCCATGTCGGGCACGGCGGCGCAGGCGATGGCGGGCGTCCCCGGCGACATCGGGGCGAAGACGGGCTCGGCGGAGGTCGACGGCCAGGAGAAGCCGAACGGCTGGTTCACGGCCTACCGCGGCGACCTCGCGGCGGCGGCCGTGGTCCCGGCGGGCGGCCATGGCGGCGACTCGGCGGGACCGATCGTGGCGCAGGTGCTCAGGGCGGGCTGA
- a CDS encoding type II toxin-antitoxin system Phd/YefM family antitoxin gives MRTMSFGESLANYAETLDAVVNDREEVVVTRGGREPVVIVALDEYESLKETAYLLRSPENARRLLAAIDGLEHGGAR, from the coding sequence ATGCGGACGATGTCCTTCGGCGAATCGCTGGCGAACTACGCCGAAACCCTCGACGCGGTGGTCAACGACCGCGAAGAGGTCGTGGTGACGCGCGGTGGGCGCGAACCCGTGGTGATCGTCGCACTTGACGAGTACGAGTCCTTGAAGGAGACCGCTTACCTTCTCCGCAGCCCTGAGAACGCCCGGCGGCTGCTGGCCGCGATCGACGGCCTGGAGCACGGAGGGGCGCGGTGA
- a CDS encoding resuscitation-promoting factor, whose protein sequence is MARCAARGAHAAGRRQPPGRLLPQALVVAALAGGTSAFVTQDRAVTLDVDGTRRTLHTYADDVAELLTEEGLAVGAHDVVEPGPARPLAGGDEVVLRHGRPLTLTLDGERRRVWTTARTVAEALDELGVRVAGAYLSLPRETPVPRHGLTFAVRTARRVTFMADGREHTVVTNAATVRDAVREAGLTLHGEDTTSVPGDSFPRDGQTVSVLRITGTTEYREVAVPFRTVRRPDPTVFRGTEVVTRTGAPGVERIAYEVRTVNGVRQRPRRTGTETLRSPVDRVVRFGTRPLPTSVAGADGLDWDAMARCESGGRPDAVDASGTYGGLYQLDAHTWRDLGGQGRPQDAPAAEQTYRAKKLYVQRGASPWPGCGRKLHR, encoded by the coding sequence GTGGCCCGCTGCGCAGCGCGCGGCGCCCATGCCGCCGGGCGGCGCCAGCCGCCCGGCCGCCTGCTGCCCCAGGCCCTGGTCGTCGCCGCGCTCGCGGGCGGCACCTCCGCCTTCGTCACGCAGGACAGGGCCGTCACGCTGGACGTCGACGGCACCAGGCGGACCCTGCACACCTACGCCGACGACGTCGCCGAGCTGCTGACGGAGGAGGGCCTCGCGGTCGGCGCGCACGACGTCGTCGAACCGGGTCCGGCCCGGCCGCTCGCCGGCGGTGACGAGGTCGTCCTGCGCCACGGCCGCCCGCTCACCCTCACCCTCGACGGCGAGCGCCGCCGCGTGTGGACCACGGCCCGCACCGTGGCGGAGGCGCTGGACGAGCTCGGCGTCCGGGTGGCCGGCGCGTATCTGTCGCTCCCGCGGGAGACGCCCGTGCCCCGCCACGGCCTGACGTTCGCCGTCCGCACCGCCCGGCGCGTCACCTTCATGGCGGACGGGCGCGAGCACACCGTCGTGACCAACGCGGCCACCGTCCGGGACGCGGTCCGGGAGGCGGGGCTGACCCTGCACGGCGAGGACACCACCTCCGTACCCGGCGACAGCTTTCCCCGCGACGGGCAGACCGTCTCGGTCCTGCGGATCACCGGAACCACCGAGTACCGCGAGGTCGCCGTGCCGTTCCGCACCGTGCGGCGGCCGGACCCGACGGTCTTCCGGGGCACCGAGGTGGTGACGCGCACCGGCGCGCCGGGTGTCGAGCGGATCGCGTACGAGGTGCGGACGGTCAACGGCGTACGGCAGCGGCCCCGCCGCACCGGGACCGAGACGCTGCGGTCCCCCGTGGACCGGGTCGTGCGGTTCGGCACCCGCCCGCTGCCGACCTCGGTCGCGGGCGCCGACGGGCTGGACTGGGACGCGATGGCCCGCTGCGAGTCGGGCGGCCGCCCCGACGCGGTCGACGCGTCGGGCACGTACGGCGGGTTGTACCAGCTCGACGCGCACACCTGGCGCGACCTGGGCGGGCAGGGCCGCCCGCAGGACGCGCCCGCGGCCGAGCAGACGTACCGGGCCAAGAAGCTGTACGTGCAGCGGGGGGCGAGCCCCTGGCCGGGTTGCGGCCGTAAACTTCACCGGTGA
- a CDS encoding 4-(cytidine 5'-diphospho)-2-C-methyl-D-erythritol kinase: MPAKVNVQLAVGAPRADGFHDLANVFLAVDLYDEVTVTPADALRVTVSGPDAHLVPLDRTNLAARAAELLAARHGVADSGVHIHIAKDIPVAGGMAGGSADGAGALLACDALWGTGATRAELLDICAELGSDVPFSLVGGAALGRGRGELLTPLDVGGTFHWVFALADGGLSTPAVYRECDRLRADADVPEPEPSPVLLEALRIGDADALAAAMANDLQPAAVSLRPALADTLRAGTDAGAFAALVSGSGPTTAFLAADADAAEHIAAALRASGTCRTARVAASPAPGATVVAR, encoded by the coding sequence GTGCCCGCCAAGGTCAACGTGCAGCTCGCGGTCGGCGCGCCGCGTGCCGACGGCTTCCACGACCTGGCCAACGTCTTCCTCGCGGTCGACCTCTACGACGAGGTCACCGTCACCCCCGCCGACGCGCTGCGCGTGACCGTCTCCGGACCCGACGCCCACCTGGTCCCCCTGGACCGTACGAACCTGGCCGCGCGCGCCGCCGAGCTGCTCGCCGCCCGCCACGGGGTGGCGGACAGCGGCGTCCACATCCACATCGCCAAGGACATCCCCGTCGCGGGCGGCATGGCGGGCGGCAGCGCCGACGGCGCCGGGGCGCTGCTGGCCTGCGACGCGCTGTGGGGTACGGGGGCGACCCGCGCCGAACTCCTCGACATCTGCGCCGAACTGGGCAGCGACGTACCGTTCAGCCTGGTCGGCGGGGCGGCCCTGGGCCGGGGCCGGGGCGAGCTGCTCACCCCGCTCGACGTCGGCGGCACCTTCCACTGGGTCTTCGCGCTCGCCGACGGCGGGCTGTCCACCCCGGCCGTCTACCGCGAGTGCGACCGGCTCCGCGCCGACGCGGACGTACCGGAGCCGGAGCCGTCCCCGGTGCTCCTGGAGGCGCTGCGCATCGGCGACGCCGACGCGCTGGCCGCCGCCATGGCCAACGACCTCCAGCCCGCGGCCGTCTCGCTGCGCCCCGCGCTCGCCGACACCCTCCGTGCGGGCACCGATGCCGGAGCCTTCGCCGCCCTGGTCTCCGGCTCCGGGCCTACCACGGCCTTCCTCGCGGCGGACGCCGACGCGGCCGAGCACATCGCGGCGGCCCTGCGCGCCTCCGGCACCTGCCGGACGGCGCGGGTGGCCGCCTCACCCGCCCCGGGGGCAACGGTCGTCGCGCGTTAG
- a CDS encoding dolichyl-phosphate-mannose--protein mannosyltransferase has protein sequence MTSDTAPRAQRGRPAAAPPPWQRRLRRFGYVGRPHTDVRDRLVPPYAEPDVRLFALLGVGPAAAARMARWIGWIGPLLVALFAGLLRFWRLGSPDDVIFDETYYAKDAWSLLEFGYETNWPKDANDRILDGTIPTSDSPAYVVHPPVGKWVIGIGEKLFGMEPFGWRFMVALLGTLSVLMICRIGRRLFRSTFLGCVAGVLLAVDGLHFVMSRTALLDLVLMFFIVAAFGCLLVDRDTARARLADALPVGPDGYARPDAAVAERLRLGLRPWRIGAGVCLGLACATKWNGLYVLAAFGLMTVAWDVGARRVAGARHTYRAVARRDLPWAFASTVPVAIAVYIASWTGWFANSGTYSDQKGWQHSGYFRHWAESPKPGGGGYSDNGPFAWLLNPLRSLWHYETEVYKFHVGLDDPHIYQSNPWSWLVQSRPVSYFYESPKPGESGCPASETEKCAREVLALGTPLLWWAACCALVYLLFRWALRRDWRAGAILCGVAAGYLPWFLYQDRTIFNFYAVVFVPFLCLAVAMLVGALLGPPGATETRRAVGAVGAGTLVLLILWNFIYFFPIYTGQTIPVEDWRGRMWLDTWI, from the coding sequence GTGACCAGTGACACCGCGCCCCGGGCCCAGCGCGGCCGACCCGCCGCCGCACCGCCTCCCTGGCAGCGCCGGCTGCGCCGCTTCGGCTATGTCGGGCGGCCGCACACCGACGTCCGCGACCGGCTGGTGCCGCCGTACGCGGAGCCCGACGTGCGGCTGTTCGCCCTGCTCGGCGTCGGCCCCGCCGCGGCGGCCCGGATGGCGCGGTGGATCGGCTGGATCGGCCCGCTGCTCGTCGCGCTCTTCGCCGGGCTGCTGCGCTTCTGGCGCCTGGGCAGCCCGGACGACGTGATATTCGACGAGACGTACTACGCCAAGGACGCCTGGTCGCTGCTGGAGTTCGGCTACGAGACCAACTGGCCCAAGGACGCCAACGACCGGATCCTGGACGGCACGATTCCGACCAGCGACTCGCCCGCGTACGTGGTGCATCCGCCGGTCGGCAAGTGGGTCATCGGCATCGGCGAGAAGCTCTTCGGCATGGAGCCCTTCGGCTGGCGCTTCATGGTCGCCCTGCTCGGCACCCTGTCGGTGCTGATGATCTGCCGGATCGGACGGCGGCTGTTCCGCTCGACGTTCCTGGGCTGCGTGGCCGGGGTGCTGCTCGCCGTGGACGGCCTGCACTTCGTGATGAGCCGCACCGCGCTGCTCGACCTGGTGCTGATGTTCTTCATCGTCGCCGCCTTCGGCTGCCTGCTGGTCGACCGCGACACGGCGCGGGCCCGGCTGGCGGACGCGCTGCCGGTGGGCCCGGACGGGTACGCGCGCCCGGACGCGGCGGTCGCCGAACGGCTGCGGCTGGGCTTGCGGCCGTGGCGGATCGGGGCCGGCGTCTGCCTGGGCCTGGCCTGCGCGACGAAGTGGAACGGCCTGTACGTGCTGGCCGCGTTCGGCCTGATGACCGTGGCGTGGGACGTCGGCGCCCGGCGCGTGGCGGGCGCCCGGCACACGTACCGGGCCGTGGCCCGGCGGGACCTGCCGTGGGCGTTCGCGTCCACCGTGCCGGTGGCGATCGCGGTGTACATCGCCTCCTGGACCGGCTGGTTCGCCAACAGCGGCACCTACTCGGACCAGAAGGGATGGCAGCACAGCGGCTACTTCCGGCACTGGGCGGAGTCCCCGAAGCCGGGCGGCGGCGGCTACAGCGACAACGGCCCGTTCGCCTGGCTGCTCAACCCGCTGCGCAGCCTGTGGCACTACGAGACCGAGGTCTACAAGTTCCACGTGGGCCTGGACGACCCGCACATCTACCAGTCCAACCCGTGGAGCTGGCTGGTGCAGTCCCGCCCGGTCTCCTACTTCTACGAGTCGCCGAAGCCGGGCGAGTCGGGCTGCCCGGCGAGCGAGACGGAGAAGTGCGCCCGCGAGGTGCTGGCGCTGGGCACCCCGCTGCTGTGGTGGGCGGCGTGCTGCGCGCTGGTGTACCTGCTCTTCCGCTGGGCGCTGCGGCGCGACTGGCGGGCCGGGGCGATCCTGTGCGGGGTCGCGGCCGGGTATCTGCCGTGGTTCCTGTACCAGGACCGCACGATCTTCAACTTCTACGCGGTGGTGTTCGTCCCGTTCCTGTGCCTGGCGGTGGCGATGCTGGTCGGCGCGCTGCTCGGACCGCCGGGGGCCACGGAGACCCGGCGGGCGGTGGGCGCGGTCGGCGCGGGCACCCTGGTGCTGCTCATCCTGTGGAACTTCATCTACTTCTTCCCGATCTACACAGGTCAGACGATCCCGGTCGAGGACTGGCGCGGCCGGATGTGGCTGGATACCTGGATCTGA